Proteins encoded within one genomic window of Candidatus Pseudothioglobus singularis PS1:
- a CDS encoding SDR family oxidoreductase, giving the protein MSYILIIGAKSDVGMALARKYTDHGYNLYLAARNSTDLTEFANDLQIRSSRAISCVELDILDYRSHKAFFDNLKIKPIGVIVVSGYLGVQKYSESNFSDVEKIIDTNFTGAVSLLNIVANNFELQKSGFIVGVSSVAGERGRQSNYLYGSSKAALSIYLSGLRNRLHASNISVLTVKPGFIKTKMTKGMDLPQFLTLSPTEVADKIFIAQQKKKNVVYLKWIWRWIMFVIKIIPEAIFKRTSL; this is encoded by the coding sequence ATGAGTTATATCTTAATTATTGGTGCAAAAAGTGATGTAGGTATGGCGCTTGCCAGAAAGTACACTGATCATGGCTATAATTTATACTTGGCAGCCAGAAACTCAACTGATTTAACAGAATTTGCAAATGATCTACAGATAAGAAGCTCAAGAGCGATTAGTTGTGTAGAGCTTGATATCTTGGATTATCGATCTCATAAGGCTTTTTTTGATAATTTAAAAATAAAACCAATTGGTGTCATTGTAGTTTCAGGATATCTTGGAGTACAAAAATACTCTGAGTCTAATTTCAGTGATGTAGAAAAAATAATTGATACAAATTTTACTGGTGCTGTAAGTTTGTTAAATATTGTAGCAAATAATTTTGAGCTTCAAAAGAGTGGCTTCATTGTTGGAGTGAGTTCTGTAGCTGGTGAAAGGGGACGTCAGAGTAATTATTTATATGGGTCCTCTAAGGCAGCGCTTTCTATTTATCTATCCGGACTAAGAAATAGGTTGCATGCTTCAAATATTAGCGTGCTTACTGTTAAACCTGGATTTATAAAAACAAAAATGACAAAAGGGATGGACTTACCACAATTTCTTACTTTAAGTCCAACTGAAGTAGCTGATAAGATATTTATAGCTCAGCAGAAAAAGAAAAATGTTGTTTATTTAAAATGGATTTGGAGATGGATAATGTTTGTGATAAAAATTATTCCAGAAGCAATTTTTAAAAGAACATCTTTATAA